From Bradyrhizobium erythrophlei:
GATGCTGCACCTCATCAATCGCATTGACATGTTCAAGCTGGGAGTATTTGAGATAGATCCCCTCCGTGAACGGCCGCATGACGTTGACGTAGACGTACTTGTTGATGGCTCCCGCGATCAGGAAGCCGCCGTGTTCACGATAGTACGACGGCAGATCGGTTCCTCCGCCACCAAGGCTGATACGCAGGGGACTACGAGTGGTGATCATATCCGGACATCCTGTAGATTTTTTCGATGATGGTCAGCGCCTCGATGGCGTCACGCAGGCCGGCGGACGGCGAGCGCTTCAGCCGGATATCTTCCAGAAATTCCGCAAATTCCGTATCCCACGAATTATCCGCCATCGGATACTCCCACGTTGTTGTTTCAGGCGGACCCATTTCCGGGAGCATCTTATAGTACGTCAGCCGCTCGGTGCCATAGCTGCCGCCAAGCCCGTTGATATCGATCTTGCCGTTGCGGCCGTAGATTTCGAACGAGAATGTATTTTTCCATTCGGTGCAGCTGGCGTGAAGAAAAGCGACTTGCCTGGAAGCCGTCTTCAACAGCAGGAAGCCGTTGTCATCGACTGGCATATCCCAGAAATAGGTCGTCGCGAAACCATCGATTTGGGCAAAATCCCCAAGAAACCAGCGCGACAGATCGATCAGATGCGGCCCCTGATCGATCAACTCGCCGCCGCCCGATTTGGCCGGGTCGGACCGCCATTCACGATCATAGCCCACCCGCCCGCCATGGCCGTAGCGTGCACGCAGAAACATCAGGGGGCCGAGCGCGCCTGAGGTCACAAGGTTATGCGCCTTCTGCAGGGCGCGATGGTAGCGGTGATTGAAGCCGACCCGGACGAGGCTGCCATTGGCGGCAGCCGCTTCGGCGAGCCCCGCAAGCTCGGCCGCGCGGCGCGCCGCCGGCTTTTCGATTAGAACATGCTTGCCGGCCGCCACGGCGCCGTGGGCGATTTCCGCAAGCGTGTCGTGCAAGGTCGATATGATGACAATGGAGACGGACGGATCGTTGACCGCCACCTTCCAGTCCGTCAGGGCCTTGCAGCCCGTAACCGAGGCCGCCAACCGATCGGCCCGGTCCTGCGCGATGTCGGCACAGACCAACAGACGCGCGCTGCCGAGCGCCTTTGCGCGCTTCTGGCCGATCAGTCCGCAACCAACAATCGCTACTCCCGCTCCACTGCTCACCGGTCGCCCCATTGCTTGTTCCGGTCGCGTCCGGTAATCCGCCGCAATGTGTAGACGTCACTGGCGTTGAGCTCTTCCAGATGCTTCGGCCAGTCTTCCCAGCGATCCCATTGCGCGGCGATCAGCTTGCCCGTGATGCCGTCGCTCTCGGACGATCCCAGAAAGACGCAAAGTGCGGCGCCAACGTCAAGCGGGGTGCCGCCTTCATCGGCAATCTTTTTCATTCGGTCGAAAAATTGCTGCCCGACCTTCTCCGGTCCGGCTTCGAGAAGCTGGTCCATCATGTGAGTGACCATCGCGCCAGGAGCGATCGCGTTGACGTCGATGCGATCATTCTTGCATTCGAGCGCCAGTGACTCGGTGAACCGCACGACCCCCGCCTTCGATGCCGCATAGGCGGTGATGGCCGGCATCGGGTTCGCTGCTCCGCCTCCGGAAATATTGATGATCTTGCCATAGTGCTGCGCACGCATCATCGGCACCGCTACGCGCGAGACATAGACGAGGCCAAGCAGATTGATCCTGATGGCATCGACCCACTCGTCCCAGTCGACGTCCTCGATATTGCCCATCGGGCCGTAGATGCCGGCGTTGTTGACGAGAATATCCAGGCGGGGGAATTCCGCTTGGAGCTTTTCGAATATCCGGTCGACATCCTTCGCCTCGCCCACATCGCCAACGACAGTCACGACACGCGCATCTGGCGCAAGCAGCGGCGCTAGCGCCTGCTGTTGTTCGCCGAGCTTGTCGGGGCTGCGTGCGCACAGCAACACGCTGGCACCATTTGTCACGTAGTGACGCGCAATCTCCGCCCCTAGCCCCTGGCTGGCGCCGGTAATTAGCGCAAAGCGACCCTCTAGCTTCATTGCACCTTGCCCGCGACGATGTAATCCAGCCCAGATAGGTCGGCCAATTGCTTTGATACAAACGCGTTCTGATCAATCAGCATTGTCCGTTTCATGCTGGGGATCAGCGCTGCGAAGTCGAGCTCGCGAAACTGCGGCCACTCGGTGGCCAACACCACCGCCTCGCTGCCTTTGAAAACCGCGTTGGCCGAGCTGGCGATCGTAACCGCCGAGCTCAATGGCTCGGGCAGCGCTGCCACTTTCGGATCAAAAACGGTTACGTCGGCGCCCTCGGCCACCAGCTCCTCGATGACTTCGATCGCGACGGAGCGCCTGATGGCATCAGTCCCGGCCTTGTAGGCAAGGCCAAGAACGCCGACCTTCTTGCCAGCGAGCGCCCGGAGTTGCCGGCGCAAATGACGAACCACCCATCCCTTGTGATGGTCGTTGCTTTCCAGCACTGCCGCCAGCACGGGAACGCGAACGTCGCCGTCTTTGGCGATGGACTTTAGGAATTGCACGTCGCGCGCCAGCGTGCCGCCGCCAAACGCCGAGCCTGCGCGGACATAGGCTTTCTTGCCAATCCGGGGATCGAGCCGAAGCGCAGTCTCGACTTCGCTCATGTCGGCCGAGACGCTTTCGCAAATCGTGGCGATCTCGTTGGTGAAGGTGACGCAGGTCGCCAGATAGGAATTGAGCGCGTGCTTCACCATCTCTGCCGACTCGACGCGGGTCCACAGCAGGGTGTCGCAGAACGGTTTCAGCACCGGCTCGATCACCTTGCGCGCATCGTCGCTGCGAACGCCGATCACGATGCGCTCCGACTGCGTGAACACCCGAATGGCATCGCCGAGCCGGAGATTTTCCGGAGAATAGGCGAAGGAAACCTTTCGCCCTTTTGCGACCGCCGCGAAATCATGCTCCAGCAGTCCCGTGCTGCCGACCGGCACCTGCGAGGAAATCAGGACGACCGCGCCGTCTTTTAGATGTGGAAAGGTGCCGCGCACCCGGTCAAGCACATAGCCGACATCGGCGACATCGTCGTCGTCGACCGGCGTATCGAAATTGACCCAGAGCAGATCCGCCAAAGACACAGCTGCAGCAATGTCATGGGTGAAGCTGAGCGTGCCAGCCTGCAGGCCTTGCGCCAGCAAAGCGTCGAGGCCGGGCTCGAACAATGGCGCCTTGCCGGCATTGAGCTCGGCCGCCGCCGCCAGTGTCTCCGCAAGACCAACCGTCGCAACGCCTCGCGACGCGAGGCACGCGGCCGTCACGGTGCCGAGATGCCACAAGCCATAGACGCAAACGGTCATGTCCGCGCCTCGACCACCCAAGGATTCGCTATCAGATATTCCAGCGTCGTCATAACGCCCTTCTGAATCGACAGCTTCGGCGTCCAGCCAAGCGCGCGGATCCGTCTGCAATCCAGAAAGATAAACGGGTTGTCGCCGATCCAGCCGCGCTCACCGCCGGTGTATTCTAGCCTGGGTTCCAGCTGCAGCCGCTGGCAAATCCAGCCGATCGACTGATTGACTTCGCAATATTCATCTTGGCCAAGATTGAAGATATTGACACGATCGGTCGCCCGCTCGATCGCGATCATAATCGCGTCGATACAGTCCTGAATATAGAGATAGGATTTGCGTTGCTTGCCATTGCCGAGTACCTCGAGCCGCAACGGATTTGCCAGCAGCTTCTGATAGAAATCGAAGACGTGGCCGTGGGTGTAGCGCTCTCCCAAAATCGAGACGAAGCGGAAGATGAAGCCCTGAAAGCCAAAGCCTTCGCAATAGGACGAAATCAGACCTTCGGCTGCGACCTTGGAGTTGCCATACAGCGAGGTCTGCACCGGGAACGGCGCATTCTCGGGCGTCGGAAAAACCGTCGCTTCGCCATAGACTGAGCCGGTCGAAGAAAACGCTATCCTCTTGATACCGTGGGCCCGCATAGCTTCCAGCACATTGTAAGTCGCAATAGTGTTCTGTTCGATATCCTTGAACGGATGATGCGTACCGAAGCGGACATCAGCGTTAGCCGCGAGATGAAAGACTATGTCGCTGCCCGCGATCGCGGATCGCAGCACCTCGGTGTTCAGCAGGTCAGCCTCGACAAGTTTGAATTGTGACGACTTGGACGCGCCTTCGAGGAAGCGGCGCTGGCCGGTGGAAAAATTGTCGTAGCCGACGACGCTGTGGCCAGTTGCAAGAAGCCGATCGACCAGACTGCTGCCGATGAAGCCGGCGGCCCCGGTAACGAAACATTGCATACACAAATGTCCTTATTCGGGGGTGATGAGTTCAAGCTGGCGGCTGGAGCTGCCCTCAGGCTGGAGAAACACCCAGAACCTGTTCGCGAAGTAATTGCAGAGAGGCGCAATAATCGCGAGTGCGACCAACGATGGTTTATAGTCGATACCAAGGACCGCGGTCGCCACCCACACCGCAGTCGTGCTGAGCAGAAACGCCGCCAGCGAACTGACGGCAAATTTCAGCAGATAATCGCGATAGCGTCCCGAGACCACAAACGTGAACCGGAAATGACCGAGATAAGACACCAGGAATGCGGCGGCAAAGCCGACCATTGCGGCGACTGTCGGATTCGCGCCTGCAACTGCAACCAAGACCATCGCGATTCCAACATGAACGACCGTTGCCATCGCACCCACGGTGGAAAAACGCATCAGCCGCCGGAACTCCTCGGCAAATCCCGATTGCATCACGAGGGCTTTCTGGCCGTGACCACGCAACGAATCCCGCGGGGAAACGTGACCGCGCGCGCCATCGCCTCTTCAACGGCCATAATTGCATGACCGATCGGATTAAGACGAGATGTAGCGCCGATCGCGTTGGTCACATGCTTTTCGCGTTCTGCCGCTGGCTTCGGACTGCTTTGCGACAGCTTTTTCGCAAGATAGAAGGCCGGATAGATCAGCGCGCCAAGATAATTTCGGCGTTCGACCTTGAGACCGGCGCCTTCGATCAGCTTGCACAAGCCGGGCAGAGTATAGCGGCGAAAATGCTGCAGCTGCCGATCATAGTCGTCGAACAATTCAGGACCGGCTGGGACCTCAATGACCGCGACACCGCCCGGCTTTAGCATGCGCGCGATATGTCCGGTCGCGGCGACGTCGTCTTCAATGTGCTCAAGGACATTGAGGAGAACCATTGCGTCATAGGTATCCGAGGGCAACGGACTATCAGCGAGATTGAAACGAACCAGGGGAATGTCCGGCATCTGCTCCCCTAGTTTCACAAGGGTTCCAAGAGTGTAGTCCCCACCTATCAGTGTCGCATGAGGCAGGCTGCGGCGCATATCGGCGAGCAGGTGACCGGCAGAACACCCAACCTCCATAATAGAGGCCGGCCTTCCGCCCAGCGCCCGCTTGAGTTCGTTGATTGCGTGATCGCGTGAGGCCACATCAATGAAGTGAGTGCCCGATTCCGTGGCGCTTTCATGAAGTTCGGTCAGTTCGTCGGACCAGCCCGATTCGCCGACCTCGTATGCGAGTACCCGCATCGTTTTACCTGAGCGGACAAAGGCGCCCCCGTTCCAGATCGGAGAATCTTCCCCGACCGACACAGGAGGAAACATCATGTCTTTCATCGTCACTGGCAATCGCACTCTCGGATAGGCCGTTAGGCGTGCCCTACTTAAGGCTGCTCGACGACTGGTCGACAAGATCGGAAAAGTTTACTTTCCTGTCGACGATATACATCGGCCTGCGCTTGGTTTCATCGTAAATCCGACCGATATACTCGCCCACCACGCCAAGAGCCAGCAATTGTACCCCTGAAAAGAAGGAAACAACAAGCACGGTTGTGGGCAGGCCTGGCGTTAGATCGATCCCCATAAGCTTTTGAATTACATACCATAATCCAATCGCAAAACTGATTGCAGCGACCATGAAGCCACCCATCGACATCAGCTGCAGCGGACGACTGCTGAAGCCGACCAGCCCATTAATGCCAATCCGGAGCGATCCTATCAGCCGGTTATAATTGCCACTACCCGTCAGCCTCGCGTCCCTGCTGTACAGCACCGCCGCCTGCTTGAATCCCACAAACGCAACCATGCCACGCAGGAACCCATGGGTTTCGGAGAGCCGTCGCAGCTCTTCGATGACCCGGCGCGACATGATCCGGAAGTCGCCGGTATTGCGTGGAATCTGAACGTCGCTCAGGCGATTGATGACGGAATAACCAAAATAGGAAACTGCCTTTTTGATGAGCGTTTCCCCCTGGCGCGAAGAACGCATCGCATAGACAACCTCGTAGCCTTCGGCCATCTTTTTGTAGAGCTGTTCGATGAGTTCCGGCTGATCCTGGAGATCAACATCAATCACAACGCATTTTTCTCCCGTGCAGTTCAGGATCCCCGCCATCGTCGCGGCGGGCTGACCGAATCGGCGGGAAAACAGGATCAACTTAACGGCAGGGTTACGGTCGATCTCCTTCAGGATCACCGCCTCAGTATCGTCCGGAGACGGATCAAGCGCGAAAATGATCTCGTAGCTGATGCCCATCCTGGCCATCACGGCCTCAGAACGCGCGAGGAACGGCCGAATATTACCGGCCTCCTTGTAGACTGGAACGACAATCGACAAGGCAACATTCAAAGAAGAATCTGGCTTCGGCGGGTGCAAAACGCTCATCACCTAATCCCTTGGTAGCATGACCCCAAAAGACGAAAACACGCGCTCCCTCAGCAAGGAGACCATCCTCGTCTCGTGTGAACCGCACTCGGAAGACATTCGCCTCCAACTGACATCGCCACGGGCGGTCAGGGATCCGAAAGCCAACTGGACGCGATTGCCTTAGCCGCTCCTCTAGATGGATGCCGGAAGTGAATCAAGGTATTCTTGAACCCGTTAGATGGATCGAATTGCCCTACAGTCAGCCTTGGCCATCGCCGGCTAACGAACCCAATCAGGGCCGACGCATGACGTCGAATTGTGTGGTCCGCATGAGCAGCCCGGGTGCGGCCGAATTAGCCTCGGACCGCAGCACGATCGAGATTGGCATAGGCTTGTCATAGTGCGGAATAGGCCACGGCCGGTACCCCATGAAAGTTCGCCACGATTTTTCCGAAACTTGAAAGGGGATTCCGCGCCGTCCAAGTTCGACCACCAGAAAGATATTAAATTGGGGCGCCTCTCCCACATCAATGACCGCTCCGCTCGCAACAACGTCCGCCATCCGATCGGTTTCTTCCAGCGAAAAACGATAGAGCGGCGGAGTCGAATCTCCGCCAAGAGAGGACAATCCGTTCACGAAACGCGGCAGGCCAAAGCCGACCGGCGTGAGCAATAACACAGCAAAAAAGATCCAAAATCGGACGCGCCCGGCGAGAAACAATTCCTCATTTAAGAGAACGGCCACTGCGCATATAGGTGTGGCAACGAAAAGCAGTGAGATTTCGTAGAACCGCCACCGCTCATCGAAGGCGTACAGCATACCGGCCATCGTAGCTGAACCCAGAACCAGAGCAGTCGCCCCCGGCGATTTCCAGATGATCGCAGAGATACAGATGCACACAAAAACCGTAGTAAAAATGATCCTCATGGGACCGACGAGCAAAACCGGTCCCGTTGTTCCCAATGGTCCTGCGATCTGCATCGCCCAGTCCGCTAGGATTTTCCAATCCAGACTCATGGGAATGAAGCCCGTGTAGAGTGGTCGAGCGACGACCCCGCTCGACACGACTGCTATGACGATAAGCGCGGCAAGTATCATCGAGCATCGTGCAGTTTGACTAACCATCAACGCGTCACGCTGTTCCCAAACGAGGCGCGTCACGAGAAAGCACGACCCGAAGACGCCGAGCGCAACTGCTGTTAGCTGCGCGTTGAACATAAGGACCGTGCAAATCACGCACGCAACAAGCGCGCCAAGTGCAGCGAGAGGAAATTCCTCCTCGACTGAAATCAAGCGACAGAGCGCAAAAAACATCGCTACCACCAATATGGTGGCCGGGAATCCCACGATTTTTCCGAGATAGCCAATCAGCCCGAAGTCGAACCATACGCTGACAAACAACGCAGCCGCAAGCAGCAAAAAAACCGCACGAGTTCGGCTAAAGACGGCACTCACACCAATAGAGGCAGCGGTAAGGGCAATTGCACAGGTCAGATCATAGGCGAACGCCGCGGATCGGCCCGATATCACCGAAACTAACGCTAGAAGCGAAAAACTTCCGAACCTCGGATCCCGTGTGAACAAGTAATCAGGATAGCTCCCATAGATATCCTCCGGAGGATGGGTGAGGGCCGTATTTGTTACATGCATACGAATCCAATCGGCAATATTCGCATAGCCGAGCTGATCAGTTCCATTGGCGTAAAGCAAAGCTGGACCACCAAAGAACAGATCCGTGCGTGTCACAGTCAACGTTGCACATACACTGAGAGCGATGGCGGCGACAACGAGACAAGGCAATCCGCTCACCATATCCTGACGACCAAAAACGTAAACAGCCAACAGACTCACTGATAATAGAGCTCCACCAGCGACCAACGTCGCCTTCCAGTAGGTCATCATCAGAATAACGTGGATTGCCAACGCCGCGCACGGCAACAGCAGCAGCCCCGAAAACGCTGCGCATGCAGCCGGGAAGGCGATTTGACGTCCGAACGGTGCGACCACGCACCATCCGCAAAGAGTAAAAAGTAATAGGGTCGAGAGAATGACTGTGACGTTCTGCACAAAAATCATAATGTTTCGCGTTCTAGCTGAACTCCAGGAGTACGGTGCAAGAGCTTCTATAGCTCTCTCGAGAAACTCATGCCTGACGATCACCTCACGGATCTCGGGATTTTCGAAAAAGAGATAACGGAAAGTCCGTCACTCAATTGGGTCGCGCGCGGCGCGCAAACATGATTGCCAAACCATTCTGTCGAGATCGCGACCCGCGATCGTGAGCGAAGATGTTGCCCGGAAACGACCCAGCGATCAGTAAATGCCAACGTCGCCGTCTCGTCGTCTGAAAGGTTATATTCATAGCGCAGAATACTTTTCAGCGATTTGATCAACAGAACGCGCCACCTCCCATCGGCCACTTTTTATGAATCGGTTAGCCGGCTCAGAATAAAATCGAGCGATGAGCCGCGAACCAAAGAGAAGCGCAACCAGCAAGAGGACAGGCCAGATGTCCCCCATTGCGATCTGCATCCTGGGATCGGTGTTAGTAAAAGAGGACATAAAGATGGGATGAAGGGCAATAATCACGAACATGTGCGACAGGTAAATTTCGTAGCTCAATTCACCAAGCTTTTCTAAGGGCATGAAGGCGAAAAATCGTCGTGCGTCCGAGCGAGCCGTTCCCAGCAGATAAACTGCTGAACCGATGCCCATCAGCGTTGGTCCCCAAGTCAGACTTGCGATTGTGTCCTGTGTCCATATGAAGTTCGCTCCGATCAGAATAGCGCCAGCGTAGCGAAGACATCGAAGTAGCGGTCGGCTTTGATCCCAACTTTTCGTCATGGCCAATCCGAGCGCTACGATTGCCCCAAGCGCGATGCCGTCAAAATTGCAGAGATAAGGATATGGCTGGACTGTTTGCGCGCGCCAAAACGGGCCGATAATTGCCAGTCCAACCAGTCCTGCAATTAATATCCCCCGATTCCTGACAAACAACAGGAGTGCAGGAAAACAAAGGTAGAAAACCTCCTCGACAGACAATGACCATAAAGGATCCCACAACCGGGAACCGGTCGGCATATACAGATTATAACGAAATGTGAAAAATGTACCAAAGCCGCTTCGGCAGCGTGCCCCAGTCAATTGAAAACCGCTCGATACCAAGGCACGCGACCACAACAGCGCCGCACAGCATCAAAACCAAGCATGGCGCGATGCGACCAACGCGGTCAAGATAGAACGTGCCAATCGAGAACCTGCCCGAATGGTCCGATGCGGCGACAAGTTTATTGGTGATGAGAAAACCGGAAATCGTAAAAAAAACGAAAACACCATGATAGCCGTTGTGAATGATTGCAACGCGGAGCTGGTCGGGAAAATGATAAAAGATGGCTGGGATATACCCGCAGGCGTGTGAAAGCACTACCATCAGCGTAGCTAAGCCGCGCAATCTATCTACGTAAGCGTTGCGCACTGCATCCCCCTATTTCGTCCATCCCGGAGCCGCGACGGGCCAATCTGGCAAACCGAATCTCGCTCGCCTGGCGCAATATCCTCATTGAAAATTGCCAGTCCCGCTCCGCTGAAATTCTGACCATCTGAGGATCCCCGGGAGAGTCCACCCAACCCTGCTCGCCGGGCCAATGATTCGTTCGGCGCCAATGCACGCCGCGGTCCGGCGCAACATTGATTCTCAAAACAAAATGCCCTAAAAGCCAGTCAGCAGCCGACTTTCCGTCTTTCAACTCAAGATGCTTTCCACCGTCATGTCTTGCTTGGAAGACGTCTCACACGTCAAGAGATGACTCATTCATGTCGAAAAAGACAGCGTTAATTACCGGGGTCACCGGCCAGGACGGCGCCTATCTTGCCGAACTACTCCTGACCAAGGGATACTCGGTCCACGGCATCAAGCGCCGGACATCGCTGATCAATACCGATCGCATCGACCACATCTACCACGACCCTCACGACAAGGGCTTTGACTTTACGCTGCACCACGGCGACCTGACGGATTCGTCGAGCCTCATCCGGATTGTCGAGGAAGTTCAGCCAGACGAGATCTACAATCTTGCGGCGCAAAGCCACGTCGCGGTCTCGTTCGAGGAGCCCGAATACACCGCCAATTCGGACGCGCTCGGCCCGCTGCGCATTCTCGAAGCTTTGCGTATCCTGGGATTGGAAAAGAAGTCACGGTTTTATCAGGCTTCCACCTCAGAACTTTACGGGCTCGTCCAGGAAACGCCGCAGAAAGAAACAACGGCGTTCTATCCGCGCTCGCCCTACGCCGTTGCCAAGCTTTACGCCTACTGGATCACTGTCAACTACCGTGAAGCTTATGGCATCTACGCTTGCAACGGAATCTTGTTCAACCACGAGTCGCCGCTTCGGGGCGAGACGTTCGTAACCCGGAAGATCACGCGCGCGTTGGCGAGAATCAAGCTTGGACTTCAGGAGCGCGTGCATCTCGGCAACCTAGGTGCGAAGCGCGACTGGGGGCATGCCCGAGACTATGTCGAGATGCAGTGGCTGATGCTGCAGCAAGAGACGCCTGAGGACTACGTGATCGCCACCGGCGAGCAGCACTCGGTGCGCGACTTCGTCAAATATGCCGCGGAGGAAGTCGGCATCAATGTGCGGTGGGAAGGTAAGGGCGTCGACGAAAAGGGCTACAATGCCGAGACCGGGCAATGCATCGTCGCGATCGACGCGCGGTATTTCCGGCCGGCAGAAGTCGAAACCTTGCTCGGTGACGCGTCAAAGGCCAAGCGACAGCTGGGATGGGTACCGAAAACCTCGTTCCGGGATCTTGTGAGCGAGATGATGCGAGAGGATCTTAAACTCGCAGAGCGGGATGAACTCGTGAAGAAACATGGCTTCCGGTTTTTTAATCACCACGAATGAGGGTTTCATTCGTGTTGCCAGAGTCGCAAAACTGGTTCGACCGGCGCCTCGAACGCGGCCGCCCATTATAAACGTCCTCAGCTGACGAGGCCGGTTTCCGGACATCGACTTGCGCATTCTTCACGCATACAAAATTTATCGACCGGACATCGAAGGCGGAATACCAGCCGTCATGTCCAGCCTCGCGCAAGGCTCCGACCAAAACATCAGCCATTCAATCCTGTGTGCACGGCGTCGCGGTGCTGCGCGTCAATACACCATAGACGGCGTACTGGTCGAAGCGGTTGCGTCGCTGGGCACGCTGTTTTCCACGCCCCTTGCACCGGGATATATTCCGGCGTTCGTACGCCGCGCAGCATCGGCCGACGTCGTTGTCCATCACGCGCCGCTCCCGCTGAATGATGCCGCGATATTGCTGGGTCTGCCCGATGACGTTGGCTTGATCGTCTATTGGCACGCCGAGATCGTCGGCTATCCGTTGCTCAAGTGCCTGGTCGCGCCCCTAATCCGCCGGGTGTTGGCGCGTGCCGATCGTATCGTCGTCTCCGGGCAGCCGATAATCGACAATTCGGAGTTTCTCAGGCCGCACGCAGAAAAGTGCGACGTTCTTGCCTACGGCATGGATCTCGACTATTGGCGCACGCTGGATGCGAGCGAGCGGGCCAGTGCGGACGAGCTCCGGCGCCGGCAGCCGCGCCACATTGTGGCGCTCGGCCGCCTCGTTGGATACAAGGGTTACGATGTGCTGGTCCGCGCCATGCGAACCATCGATGGTTACACGACCATCGTCGGCGAAGGCCCGCTGCTCGCGGAGTTGCAGCACCTAGCCACCACGCTCGGCGTCTCTGATCGAATCCGCTTTGCTGGGCGCCTGACCCGCAGCGAGATCAAGCAACTCTTTTATTCCGCGCGGGTCTTTGCGTTTCCCTCCGTCACCGAAGCCGAGGCGTTCGGGATTGTCCAGATCGAGGCCATGGCCGCGGGCTTGCCGATCGTGAACACGCACCTCGCAACCACCGTTCCACTGGTTGCGCGCCATGGCCGGGAAGCGTTAACCGTCGCGCCAAACGATCCGCAGGCGTTATCGCAAGCTTTGAGCCGCATTCTCGACGAGCCGGCGTTGGCCGAAAGGCTGGGCTCCGGCGGACGGGAGCGGGCCAATAGCGAATTCGACCAAGTTGTATTCCGTGAACGCATGGCCGCCATTTACGAAGAGGCGGTACTGGCGCGGAAATATCGCGGGACGGCGCGGCGCTGAATTCCCCCTCATCAAGGCCGTGACCAGCGCGCGGCATTTCAATCAAGGTGAAACTTTTCTAGCTGGCGGTGCTGCCCCCTGATAATACGAACCGTGCCCGTCACAGAACGCATCACGATGGTTTCTGTTTCGATGAAATGCGTGCGAAATTTGACACCGGACACCAGAGCGCCAGTGGTGACGCCGGTGGCGGCAAAGAGGCAATCACCCCTCACCATATCTTCGACCGAAAAGATCATTTGCGGGTCGGTTAAACCCATTCGGGCGGCGCGTTCGCGCTTCTCATCGGTGTCGAGCACCAGCCGGCATTGCATCTGGCCGCCGATACAGCGCAATGCCGCTGCCGCCAAAACTCCCTCGGGAGCGCCACCCGTACTCATATAGATATCGACACCGCTATTTTCCGGATCCGCGGTGTGGATGACGCCGGCAACGTCGCCATCGCTGATCAGGCGTACGGCGGCTCCAGTGCTGCGCACAGCCGCAATAATGTCGGCATGCCGCGGACGATCCATGACCAGCGCCGTGATCGCGGAAGGCGGAACGCCTTTCGCCCTTGCCAAGCGGCGAATATTGTCGGCCGGCGGCGCGTCCAGCTCCACCACGCCTTCGGCGTAACCGGGACCGATCGCAACTTTCTGCATGTAGACGTCGGGTGCGTTCAACAGCGTGCCGCCCTCCGCCATCGCCATGGTTGCGATCGCACCCGGCATACCCTTGGCACAGAGGGTTGTGCCGTCAAGCGGATCGACGGCGATGTCGACCTTCGGCCCATTGCTATTGCCTACTTTCTCGCCGATGAAGAGCATCGGCGCCTTATCGCGCTCGCCCTCGCCGATCACGATGGTACCGTCGATCGGTATCTTGTTGAGTTCGCGCCGCATGGCATCTACGGCAGCTTGGTCGGCGGCGACCTTGTTGCCATGGCCTCGCAAGCGCGCAGCCGAAACCGCCGCCCGTTCCGTTACGCGTACGATTTCGAGCGTGAGAATACGTTCCAGCAGTTGCTGGGGTGGAACGGCAACGATTTCCGGCATTCCTCAATTCTCCAGC
This genomic window contains:
- a CDS encoding GtrA family protein; translated protein: MQSGFAEEFRRLMRFSTVGAMATVVHVGIAMVLVAVAGANPTVAAMVGFAAAFLVSYLGHFRFTFVVSGRYRDYLLKFAVSSLAAFLLSTTAVWVATAVLGIDYKPSLVALAIIAPLCNYFANRFWVFLQPEGSSSRQLELITPE
- a CDS encoding NAD-dependent epimerase/dehydratase family protein; its protein translation is MQCFVTGAAGFIGSSLVDRLLATGHSVVGYDNFSTGQRRFLEGASKSSQFKLVEADLLNTEVLRSAIAGSDIVFHLAANADVRFGTHHPFKDIEQNTIATYNVLEAMRAHGIKRIAFSSTGSVYGEATVFPTPENAPFPVQTSLYGNSKVAAEGLISSYCEGFGFQGFIFRFVSILGERYTHGHVFDFYQKLLANPLRLEVLGNGKQRKSYLYIQDCIDAIMIAIERATDRVNIFNLGQDEYCEVNQSIGWICQRLQLEPRLEYTGGERGWIGDNPFIFLDCRRIRALGWTPKLSIQKGVMTTLEYLIANPWVVEART
- a CDS encoding SDR family NAD(P)-dependent oxidoreductase — protein: MKLEGRFALITGASQGLGAEIARHYVTNGASVLLCARSPDKLGEQQQALAPLLAPDARVVTVVGDVGEAKDVDRIFEKLQAEFPRLDILVNNAGIYGPMGNIEDVDWDEWVDAIRINLLGLVYVSRVAVPMMRAQHYGKIINISGGGAANPMPAITAYAASKAGVVRFTESLALECKNDRIDVNAIAPGAMVTHMMDQLLEAGPEKVGQQFFDRMKKIADEGGTPLDVGAALCVFLGSSESDGITGKLIAAQWDRWEDWPKHLEELNASDVYTLRRITGRDRNKQWGDR
- a CDS encoding nucleotide sugar dehydrogenase, with the protein product MTVCVYGLWHLGTVTAACLASRGVATVGLAETLAAAAELNAGKAPLFEPGLDALLAQGLQAGTLSFTHDIAAAVSLADLLWVNFDTPVDDDDVADVGYVLDRVRGTFPHLKDGAVVLISSQVPVGSTGLLEHDFAAVAKGRKVSFAYSPENLRLGDAIRVFTQSERIVIGVRSDDARKVIEPVLKPFCDTLLWTRVESAEMVKHALNSYLATCVTFTNEIATICESVSADMSEVETALRLDPRIGKKAYVRAGSAFGGGTLARDVQFLKSIAKDGDVRVPVLAAVLESNDHHKGWVVRHLRRQLRALAGKKVGVLGLAYKAGTDAIRRSVAIEVIEELVAEGADVTVFDPKVAALPEPLSSAVTIASSANAVFKGSEAVVLATEWPQFRELDFAALIPSMKRTMLIDQNAFVSKQLADLSGLDYIVAGKVQ
- a CDS encoding Gfo/Idh/MocA family protein — its product is MGRPVSSGAGVAIVGCGLIGQKRAKALGSARLLVCADIAQDRADRLAASVTGCKALTDWKVAVNDPSVSIVIISTLHDTLAEIAHGAVAAGKHVLIEKPAARRAAELAGLAEAAAANGSLVRVGFNHRYHRALQKAHNLVTSGALGPLMFLRARYGHGGRVGYDREWRSDPAKSGGGELIDQGPHLIDLSRWFLGDFAQIDGFATTYFWDMPVDDNGFLLLKTASRQVAFLHASCTEWKNTFSFEIYGRNGKIDINGLGGSYGTERLTYYKMLPEMGPPETTTWEYPMADNSWDTEFAEFLEDIRLKRSPSAGLRDAIEALTIIEKIYRMSGYDHHS
- a CDS encoding class I SAM-dependent methyltransferase, which codes for MKDMMFPPVSVGEDSPIWNGGAFVRSGKTMRVLAYEVGESGWSDELTELHESATESGTHFIDVASRDHAINELKRALGGRPASIMEVGCSAGHLLADMRRSLPHATLIGGDYTLGTLVKLGEQMPDIPLVRFNLADSPLPSDTYDAMVLLNVLEHIEDDVAATGHIARMLKPGGVAVIEVPAGPELFDDYDRQLQHFRRYTLPGLCKLIEGAGLKVERRNYLGALIYPAFYLAKKLSQSSPKPAAEREKHVTNAIGATSRLNPIGHAIMAVEEAMARAVTFPRGIRCVVTARKPS